From one Candidatus Micrarchaeota archaeon genomic stretch:
- a CDS encoding HAD-IA family hydrolase, with protein MDGQNSNGGGSRKLIMFDIGGVILDYDEITHYTKISRNINVNPRLLISFVSGFSDQLELGKITINDAEKKIANKFGAKGNKIRWEKEFVNNSRPDRKVIGIVNRLHNDHVVVLASNTNIGDYRSMFGKNGTLKDLRRLRIFASCYMGVKKPDPEFYNYILRRMKFDAKNAVFIDNRRENVAAARKLGIRSIQFSNARSLANELKKVLNAN; from the coding sequence ATGGATGGCCAAAATTCAAATGGAGGAGGCTCAAGAAAACTTATAATGTTTGACATTGGCGGCGTTATATTGGACTATGACGAGATTACCCACTATACGAAGATTTCCCGCAACATAAATGTAAATCCCAGGTTGTTGATATCGTTCGTATCTGGTTTTTCGGATCAACTGGAACTCGGAAAAATAACAATAAATGACGCAGAGAAGAAAATAGCCAATAAGTTCGGCGCCAAGGGCAATAAAATAAGATGGGAAAAGGAATTCGTGAATAACTCAAGACCCGATAGAAAAGTCATCGGCATAGTGAACAGGTTGCATAATGACCATGTCGTTGTCTTGGCGAGCAATACAAACATCGGCGACTATAGGAGCATGTTTGGCAAAAACGGCACTTTAAAGGACCTGAGGCGCCTCAGGATATTTGCATCCTGTTACATGGGGGTTAAAAAACCAGATCCCGAATTTTACAATTACATACTAAGGCGCATGAAATTCGATGCCAAGAATGCGGTATTCATAGACAACAGGAGGGAAAACGTTGCCGCTGCAAGGAAATTAGGAATACGGTCCATACAATTCAGCAATGCAAGATCGCTTGCCAATGAGTTGAAAAAGGTTCTTAATGCGAACTGA
- a CDS encoding phospholipid carrier-dependent glycosyltransferase produces MKIDKYYNQNEPNAAKQADEPKSEPQKQSSSINIGIKMDSFVDNKFLLIGLAVLIIAINVVLRAGLLQYQGLFEPDGFFYYSVIRQAISNHFVVSNYLNISGFPMHNFIGEAPGLPYLTVMAYYLFHSITSLSALTIMRWMPIFFGILYAILAYFLARYLSNSKALGLLTMFFVSVSSGNIARTAGTVYRGDSFITLFLLLALLLMLKCFGERKSFRKYLWAVLSAVSLSLGMVVWNGAPFITVVYMLGLMFIILYGFIKADNDILFSGVVLSITLLIMHFLQLLYVSLGIARAGLQLTSNTEFFIFYTPILIGSVAAYYIIRNIQQFSIVSTQKRRAFATAGAVLVVFVILVAVFSNTLLGLASPVSPIITPTVTSNSATVGAAITQTTQELQKPSYSFLWSSFSVQLYLSIIGVLLFLLFSFLVSKGLIKDDNLRLNNVAFLAIFAYFVVTGYLQYSAIRFNAIISLPLAVFSAFAIYSIGKLVYNRNINSKTVAALVTVITALIMIALVYYYYFYPSPQTSIFSALNRFTFIAASIILISVLLVAAFVYSIYGTAKGNISVMYIVVALVLVILIFNMFNTYLESYTAAQADGINPQFLEAMAWLRNNTSPNATVLALWPDGSVVEGWGNRTSYMDSVGGERSARIYNFSNFLFNTSLDTQYLYGIGKPQYFIARNFWYAELGGIAQEGLVQNASAYGYVALSSFNSTSNGTATFFTFGESTPPYYVTELITIPSANSTQPPTYKAYLGIRNGTRLTMMRSIIFMNTSNSQYSISNIGSANDSVNYSLLISFSGHQINGAYILGPNLVQSNIFKFTFLCNAFTCPYNSSSASMSQVYANGDTRIFRINYR; encoded by the coding sequence ATGAAGATAGACAAGTATTACAATCAAAACGAGCCAAATGCAGCAAAGCAGGCTGATGAGCCAAAGTCCGAGCCCCAAAAACAGAGCAGCAGCATCAACATAGGAATAAAAATGGATTCGTTTGTTGATAACAAGTTCCTTCTCATCGGGTTGGCCGTCCTCATAATTGCAATAAACGTAGTCTTGCGGGCAGGGCTTCTGCAGTATCAGGGCCTTTTCGAGCCTGACGGGTTCTTCTATTATTCTGTGATAAGGCAGGCGATAAGCAACCATTTTGTAGTTTCGAATTATCTCAACATATCCGGATTTCCAATGCATAACTTCATAGGCGAGGCCCCGGGGCTGCCGTACTTGACAGTCATGGCGTATTACCTTTTTCATAGCATAACCAGCCTCAGTGCGCTCACGATAATGCGGTGGATGCCCATATTCTTCGGGATCCTGTATGCGATACTTGCGTATTTCCTCGCAAGATACCTGTCCAACAGCAAGGCGCTTGGGCTCCTTACTATGTTCTTCGTAAGCGTGTCGAGCGGCAACATAGCAAGGACCGCCGGCACGGTATACAGGGGGGACAGCTTCATAACGCTGTTCCTGCTGCTTGCGCTGCTGCTGATGCTGAAATGTTTTGGGGAGAGGAAAAGCTTTAGAAAATACCTGTGGGCTGTTTTGTCAGCAGTATCCCTCAGCCTTGGCATGGTGGTATGGAACGGCGCGCCCTTCATAACGGTAGTGTACATGCTGGGGCTCATGTTCATCATACTGTACGGATTCATAAAGGCGGACAATGATATCCTGTTTTCGGGCGTGGTTCTATCCATAACCCTGCTCATAATGCATTTCCTCCAATTGCTGTATGTTTCTTTGGGGATTGCAAGGGCGGGATTGCAACTGACAAGCAATACCGAGTTTTTCATATTCTACACGCCGATACTCATCGGAAGCGTTGCTGCGTATTACATCATCAGGAACATCCAGCAGTTTAGCATAGTGTCAACCCAGAAAAGAAGGGCCTTTGCAACTGCTGGCGCTGTACTTGTGGTTTTTGTAATATTAGTAGCAGTGTTCAGCAATACGCTGCTAGGCCTTGCATCTCCCGTTAGTCCGATAATAACCCCTACTGTCACATCCAACAGCGCCACTGTCGGTGCAGCAATAACCCAAACAACCCAGGAGCTCCAGAAGCCGAGCTATAGCTTCCTATGGTCCAGCTTTAGCGTGCAGCTATATTTATCTATTATTGGCGTTCTCCTGTTCCTGTTGTTCTCGTTCCTCGTTTCAAAGGGATTGATAAAGGACGATAATCTCAGGCTGAACAATGTCGCATTCCTTGCCATATTCGCATACTTCGTTGTGACCGGATACCTTCAATACAGCGCGATAAGGTTCAATGCGATAATATCGCTGCCGCTTGCAGTATTCTCCGCCTTCGCGATATATTCAATAGGCAAGCTGGTATACAATCGCAATATAAATAGTAAGACAGTCGCGGCCTTGGTAACGGTAATAACCGCACTTATAATGATCGCCTTGGTTTACTACTATTACTTTTATCCGTCGCCGCAAACAAGCATCTTTTCGGCCCTTAACAGGTTCACTTTCATAGCAGCTAGCATAATATTAATCTCGGTATTGCTTGTCGCGGCGTTCGTGTATAGCATATACGGGACCGCAAAAGGAAACATCAGCGTAATGTACATCGTGGTGGCGCTGGTGCTGGTTATACTCATCTTCAACATGTTCAATACGTATCTTGAATCGTACACCGCGGCGCAGGCGGACGGCATAAACCCGCAGTTCCTGGAGGCAATGGCATGGCTAAGGAACAATACCTCGCCGAACGCCACGGTTCTTGCCCTTTGGCCAGACGGCTCGGTAGTCGAGGGCTGGGGGAACAGGACCAGCTACATGGACAGCGTCGGCGGTGAACGAAGCGCGAGGATTTACAACTTCTCCAATTTCCTTTTCAACACCAGCCTTGATACGCAATACCTTTACGGCATAGGCAAGCCGCAGTATTTCATAGCAAGAAACTTCTGGTATGCCGAGCTCGGGGGGATAGCCCAGGAGGGCCTTGTCCAGAATGCGAGCGCCTACGGCTATGTTGCGCTGAGCTCGTTCAATTCCACCAGCAACGGCACTGCGACCTTCTTCACGTTCGGCGAAAGCACCCCGCCGTACTACGTAACCGAGCTCATAACGATACCATCTGCGAACTCCACGCAGCCGCCTACCTACAAGGCATATCTTGGCATCCGCAATGGCACGAGGCTAACTATGATGAGGAGCATAATATTCATGAACACCTCGAACTCGCAGTATTCCATATCGAACATAGGCTCTGCAAACGACTCCGTGAATTACAGCCTGCTCATATCATTCTCAGGCCATCAGATAAACGGCGCGTACATACTCGGGCCGAACCTCGTCCAGAGCAACATCTTCAAGTTCACCTTCCTCTGCAACGCATTTACCTGCCCGTATAACAGCAGCAGCGCGTCGATGAGCCAGGTCTATGCAAACGGCGATACAAGGATATTCAGGATAAACTACAGGTAA
- a CDS encoding NAD(P)-dependent oxidoreductase codes for MEKLLLTGSNGFIGSNLRRRLDGYKVHELSSNLTNYKAAASEIKRFAPNYVVHLGAITHHKSYYEHYIDTLKTNLLGTVNIVEACRSVSNFKQFIYPSSVWVYAPSRKKLTETSAVRPMSSHGVSKIACDYYIEYLGTAYNFPYTIFRLSNVYGREKGDQFIESTISQMLKTDLVKLGNPNVVRDWIYIEDIIDAFVKALGNGKALKETMLLGTGVGYSTRQVADIIARVTKFKGKIKWNTNGRVVDAEKTVCDNSKARRILKWKPDYTLEEGLKKMIR; via the coding sequence TTGGAAAAGTTGCTATTGACAGGCTCGAATGGGTTCATAGGGTCGAACCTGAGGCGCAGGCTTGACGGTTACAAGGTGCACGAGTTATCTTCAAATCTTACGAACTACAAGGCCGCAGCCTCCGAGATCAAGAGATTCGCACCCAACTATGTGGTGCACCTTGGCGCGATTACGCACCACAAATCCTATTATGAGCACTACATTGATACGTTGAAGACCAATCTGCTAGGTACTGTAAACATCGTTGAGGCATGCAGGTCCGTGAGCAACTTTAAGCAGTTCATATATCCGAGCTCTGTATGGGTGTATGCCCCTTCCCGAAAAAAACTTACCGAGACATCTGCCGTGCGGCCGATGAGTTCTCACGGCGTAAGCAAGATAGCATGCGATTACTACATAGAATACCTTGGCACGGCGTACAACTTCCCTTATACGATATTCAGGCTGTCCAATGTCTACGGTAGGGAAAAAGGCGACCAGTTCATAGAAAGCACAATCTCGCAAATGCTCAAGACTGATTTGGTCAAGTTGGGAAATCCGAACGTGGTTAGGGATTGGATATACATTGAAGACATCATAGACGCATTCGTGAAGGCGCTGGGCAACGGAAAGGCATTGAAGGAAACAATGCTCTTGGGTACTGGTGTTGGATATAGCACAAGGCAAGTTGCAGATATCATCGCCAGGGTTACTAAATTCAAGGGCAAAATAAAGTGGAATACGAACGGCAGGGTTGTCGATGCGGAAAAGACTGTCTGTGACAATTCAAAGGCGAGGCGCATACTGAAGTGGAAGCCGGATTACACGCTTGAGGAAGGGCTGAAAAAGATGATCAGATGA
- a CDS encoding FkbM family methyltransferase, with the protein MSIKDVLSMALQRLIPSYKRNLEKAVALHGIIIEQRFAWLVKGLKDITVIDIGAFIGDTAIYFASFDNVRRVYAYEPYPSAYGQAKRNIAISGLSEKISLSRTGIGAEDETIRIKGKGDIGSEFKDAKDGKMSSSLSINTILKGKTNVVIKSNSEGSEHKIFNSGANLKNVRRIHIAYHYGTGALPQILKSKGFKIEVRPEGRDPQKGDVGTIYAWKK; encoded by the coding sequence ATGAGTATTAAGGATGTGTTGAGCATGGCGCTGCAAAGACTGATACCTAGCTACAAAAGGAACCTTGAAAAGGCCGTGGCGTTACACGGGATTATAATAGAGCAGAGATTCGCATGGCTAGTCAAGGGCCTAAAGGACATCACGGTAATAGACATCGGCGCCTTCATAGGTGACACCGCAATATATTTTGCATCTTTCGACAACGTAAGGCGAGTCTATGCATACGAGCCCTATCCCTCAGCATACGGGCAGGCAAAAAGGAACATAGCAATATCCGGGCTTTCCGAAAAGATAAGCCTGTCAAGGACGGGCATAGGCGCCGAGGACGAAACAATAAGGATAAAGGGCAAGGGCGACATAGGAAGCGAATTCAAGGATGCAAAGGATGGGAAAATGTCATCATCTCTCTCAATCAACACCATACTGAAAGGCAAGACCAATGTGGTAATAAAATCAAACTCTGAAGGGAGCGAGCACAAGATATTCAACAGTGGCGCAAATCTGAAGAACGTTAGAAGGATACACATAGCTTATCATTATGGTACCGGCGCGCTACCCCAAATACTAAAATCCAAGGGCTTCAAAATAGAAGTAAGGCCGGAAGGGAGAGACCCCCAGAAAGGGGATGTCGGAACAATTTACGCATGGAAAAAATAG
- a CDS encoding methyltransferase domain-containing protein codes for MTNCQNCGAECKTIIDLGDQVICNRFAASKEMLKKETKYPLRIVFCPSCYLVQQSVVLPTGLVFDENFNYLSGASKDAVKHFTALDEELIKELGTKPGEYIVAIGSNDGTELLPFKLAGINVIGVEPAPKPAKIANDNGLYTIVNEFENCTEEIDKRANGRIALITAFNVMAHTGSIHKFLENVAYILKKNPDAVFVNQGQYLPDIMEKVSFDTMYHEHNRFYTITSMQNLFSKHGMKIYDAKRTEYYGGSIIAYASVKEIPETERLKSIKESEEKYKRFETYKDFAERAQSSKSKLLALLEKAKSEGAVIVGAGAPMKSSVLLSYCGIDDRLLDALTELNHLKIGTYSPSGIKVYNELTYFKDHKIDYVLILSWNMKDTIISSLRNMGYNGKFIVPLPEPKVI; via the coding sequence ATGACTAATTGCCAAAACTGCGGGGCTGAATGCAAGACGATAATAGACCTTGGCGACCAGGTAATATGCAACAGGTTCGCCGCTTCAAAGGAGATGCTAAAAAAAGAGACGAAGTACCCATTAAGGATAGTGTTCTGCCCCAGCTGCTATCTGGTGCAGCAGAGCGTCGTGTTGCCTACGGGCCTGGTATTCGATGAGAACTTCAACTACCTAAGCGGCGCAAGCAAGGATGCTGTTAAGCATTTTACAGCATTGGACGAGGAGCTGATAAAGGAGCTTGGCACAAAACCCGGGGAATACATCGTTGCGATAGGGAGCAACGACGGCACTGAGCTTCTTCCGTTCAAGCTTGCAGGCATAAACGTTATCGGGGTGGAGCCTGCGCCCAAGCCGGCGAAGATAGCGAACGACAACGGCTTGTATACGATAGTAAACGAGTTCGAAAACTGCACAGAGGAGATAGATAAAAGGGCAAACGGCAGGATAGCGCTCATCACGGCATTCAACGTAATGGCCCATACCGGCAGCATACACAAATTCCTGGAGAACGTGGCATACATATTGAAAAAGAACCCCGATGCTGTGTTCGTAAACCAAGGGCAGTACCTTCCAGACATAATGGAAAAGGTGTCGTTCGATACGATGTATCATGAGCACAACAGGTTCTACACCATAACTTCAATGCAGAACCTGTTCAGCAAGCACGGCATGAAAATATACGATGCAAAAAGGACGGAATATTATGGCGGCTCCATAATAGCATATGCCTCTGTTAAAGAGATTCCTGAAACGGAAAGGCTGAAGTCCATAAAGGAGAGCGAGGAAAAATACAAGAGGTTCGAAACCTACAAGGACTTCGCAGAAAGGGCCCAGTCAAGCAAGAGCAAGCTTCTGGCGCTCCTCGAAAAGGCCAAATCCGAGGGTGCAGTAATAGTCGGTGCAGGAGCGCCTATGAAATCCAGCGTCCTGCTGAGCTACTGCGGCATAGACGATAGGCTTCTCGATGCGCTTACGGAGCTGAACCATCTGAAGATAGGTACGTACTCGCCTTCAGGTATAAAGGTATACAACGAGCTCACATATTTCAAGGACCACAAAATAGATTACGTTCTTATCTTGTCATGGAATATGAAGGACACTATAATCAGCAGCCTGAGAAACATGGGCTACAACGGGAAATTCATAGTCCCCCTGCCAGAGCCAAAGGTAATATAG
- a CDS encoding glycosyltransferase, whose translation MKVALLGMKGEFDDLGSISGINKYMSYVYHEMCKMKGMEVTKVEYGKVAKKLPWANHAAFYIQSEFSDFRGYDIIHNPNGLRLFKKPKNSRLVTTIHDLMPVTNRERNLGGSVKEVLVSVNSRFSDYVATEGFKLALKSDHIIVDIDYGKEELLEHFDYDKDKISTVRLAMDYKFLEAQPRNAKQQRAKFKVGYVGSFNAPKNIDFAIRAMKMIDDREIIMELWGKKTLEAEVLEKSSGNDERIRFMGVAPEGQKVQIFDSFDVFVHPGVYESIIQFEALSRGLPVIVKKGSKLSPDLLEHCIEAKDEPHMAQIIKDLKLNGYDNAKRKKSMEYARGFTWKRLTEDTVNVYKKVLG comes from the coding sequence ATGAAAGTCGCGCTGCTCGGCATGAAAGGAGAGTTCGATGATCTTGGCTCCATTTCAGGGATAAACAAATACATGTCGTATGTCTATCACGAAATGTGCAAAATGAAAGGCATGGAGGTAACAAAGGTAGAGTACGGCAAGGTCGCCAAAAAACTGCCATGGGCCAATCACGCAGCCTTTTACATACAATCTGAATTCTCGGATTTCAGGGGCTATGACATAATACACAATCCGAACGGGCTGAGATTGTTCAAAAAGCCCAAAAACTCAAGGCTCGTCACAACAATTCACGACCTCATGCCTGTTACCAACAGGGAAAGGAACCTTGGCGGCAGCGTAAAGGAAGTACTGGTCTCTGTAAATTCAAGGTTCTCCGATTATGTGGCTACCGAGGGTTTCAAGCTGGCATTGAAATCCGATCACATAATAGTTGACATAGACTACGGGAAGGAGGAGCTCCTTGAGCACTTTGACTATGACAAGGATAAAATATCGACAGTAAGGCTTGCCATGGATTATAAATTCCTGGAAGCCCAGCCCCGAAATGCCAAGCAGCAACGCGCTAAATTCAAGGTGGGGTATGTTGGCAGCTTCAATGCCCCGAAGAACATAGACTTCGCGATCAGGGCCATGAAAATGATTGATGACAGGGAGATAATCATGGAGCTTTGGGGCAAGAAGACACTGGAGGCTGAGGTCCTTGAAAAGTCATCGGGCAATGACGAGAGGATACGCTTCATGGGCGTAGCTCCGGAGGGCCAGAAGGTGCAGATATTCGATTCTTTCGATGTGTTTGTGCATCCCGGGGTATATGAGAGCATAATACAGTTCGAGGCGCTTTCAAGAGGCTTGCCTGTGATAGTCAAGAAGGGCTCGAAGCTGAGCCCGGACCTGCTGGAGCATTGCATCGAGGCCAAGGACGAGCCCCATATGGCCCAAATAATAAAAGACTTGAAACTAAATGGTTATGATAATGCTAAGAGAAAGAAATCAATGGAATATGCGCGTGGCTTCACGTGGAAGCGTTTAACCGAGGACACGGTCAATGTTTACAAAAAGGTTTTAGGATGA
- a CDS encoding DegT/DnrJ/EryC1/StrS family aminotransferase — protein MDKIRMVDVRLGDEELQNITNAVKTSWISSKGAYLEEFEKGFSSYIGTKHGIATTNGTTAIHLALVALGIKKGDEVLVPTFTHISNAFTVTYTGAKPVFMDSHADYWCIDPQKIEDKITSKTKAIVLVHIYGHPCDMDPIMEIANRHGLPVIEDCAEAHGAEYKSRKVGTFGTINCFSFYGNKIITTGEGGMCLTNDEELAARMRMLKDMGINPNNPTKKKYWFEIVGYNYRMTNLQAAIGAAQVKRLDDMVEKRRWVASTYNKFLKDAPGVVTHPEMAWAKNVYWYYTILVEKRKRDKLIDDLEARNIESRPAFYPIHKLPVYRKRENLPVAADLGARGINLPSGPSLTEEQIAYIVDAIKESLK, from the coding sequence ATGGACAAGATAAGGATGGTGGATGTAAGGCTCGGAGACGAGGAGCTTCAGAATATTACCAATGCGGTTAAAACCAGCTGGATAAGTTCGAAAGGCGCTTACCTGGAAGAGTTTGAGAAAGGATTTTCAAGCTATATAGGCACAAAGCACGGAATTGCGACAACAAACGGCACGACTGCAATACACCTGGCGCTGGTTGCACTCGGGATAAAGAAGGGCGACGAAGTCTTGGTACCCACGTTCACCCACATTTCCAATGCATTTACTGTCACATATACCGGTGCAAAACCCGTTTTCATGGATTCGCATGCCGATTATTGGTGCATTGATCCCCAAAAGATTGAGGATAAGATAACAAGCAAGACAAAGGCGATAGTTCTGGTGCACATTTATGGACATCCTTGCGATATGGACCCAATAATGGAGATAGCAAACAGGCACGGCTTGCCGGTTATAGAAGATTGCGCAGAAGCCCATGGCGCGGAATACAAGAGTAGAAAAGTGGGCACCTTTGGCACTATAAACTGTTTCTCGTTCTACGGCAATAAGATAATAACTACGGGAGAAGGGGGCATGTGCCTTACAAACGATGAAGAACTTGCTGCAAGGATGCGGATGCTGAAAGACATGGGGATCAATCCAAACAACCCAACCAAGAAGAAATACTGGTTTGAGATTGTCGGGTACAATTACCGCATGACCAATCTGCAGGCCGCCATAGGCGCAGCGCAGGTCAAGCGCCTGGACGACATGGTAGAAAAGAGGCGTTGGGTCGCATCCACGTATAATAAGTTTTTAAAAGACGCGCCCGGTGTTGTAACCCATCCGGAAATGGCATGGGCGAAGAACGTATATTGGTATTACACCATACTTGTGGAAAAGAGGAAACGGGATAAGCTGATAGATGATCTTGAAGCCAGAAACATAGAGTCAAGGCCGGCATTTTACCCCATACATAAGCTGCCAGTATACAGGAAAAGAGAAAATCTCCCAGTTGCAGCGGATCTTGGCGCAAGGGGCATAAATCTGCCTAGCGGGCCTAGTCTTACCGAGGAGCAGATAGCCTACATAGTAGATGCAATAAAAGAGTCTCTGAAATGA
- a CDS encoding glycosyltransferase family 4 protein yields MKIALINTIKPEAGSGDGITDYTYRLYERLKKHNRVDLVYGLRESRRNDVSGNIIIHSLFKSKIRGLAGMDYDIIHITNQELGFAAKILKKAGTKAKIVISVHDLMRLDEHEKRDFHKGVLQSTFNYMVSSSMHDGIRYSDMIVFTASTVQRDSMKRFKIKRWCTTLLGPKEHFRRSRIPPKRHGEHVNIGWVGALAFRKNAIFILKTALLVKDDDRYRFAVWGDGAERQNLINFKNENSLDKVDFKGFAPENGLMRIYDSFDIFFYPSLEEGSSLPILDAQARGLPVIVHRDNHMDIEVTKYCFAAKNPKEAVKLIKKLSEMGYDAKLRKRATAYARSFSWDRVAKGTFDAYKSLLKYE; encoded by the coding sequence GTGAAGATAGCGCTTATAAATACCATAAAACCGGAGGCCGGCAGCGGGGACGGGATCACAGACTATACCTATAGGCTGTATGAAAGGCTCAAAAAACACAACAGGGTCGACCTTGTATACGGCTTGAGGGAATCCAGGAGAAACGACGTTAGTGGAAACATAATAATACACTCGCTTTTCAAATCAAAGATAAGGGGACTTGCGGGCATGGACTACGACATCATACACATAACCAACCAGGAGCTCGGCTTCGCTGCGAAGATACTCAAAAAGGCTGGCACAAAGGCCAAGATAGTAATATCTGTGCATGACCTTATGCGCCTTGACGAGCACGAGAAGAGGGATTTCCATAAAGGCGTTTTGCAGAGCACCTTCAATTACATGGTTTCCTCCAGCATGCATGACGGGATAAGGTACTCCGACATGATAGTATTCACTGCAAGCACCGTACAAAGAGATTCAATGAAAAGATTTAAGATCAAGAGATGGTGCACAACGCTTCTTGGTCCGAAGGAGCATTTTAGGAGATCCAGGATACCGCCTAAAAGGCATGGCGAGCACGTGAATATAGGATGGGTTGGCGCCCTTGCCTTCAGGAAGAATGCAATTTTCATACTTAAGACCGCATTGCTTGTAAAAGATGACGACAGGTACAGATTCGCAGTGTGGGGCGACGGTGCCGAAAGGCAGAATCTTATAAATTTCAAAAATGAGAACAGTCTGGATAAAGTTGATTTTAAGGGATTTGCCCCTGAAAATGGGCTCATGAGGATATATGACAGCTTTGACATATTTTTTTATCCGTCATTGGAGGAAGGCTCAAGCCTCCCAATACTAGATGCCCAAGCCAGGGGATTGCCCGTAATAGTACACAGGGACAACCACATGGACATTGAAGTGACAAAGTACTGCTTTGCGGCGAAAAACCCCAAAGAGGCTGTCAAATTGATAAAGAAACTTTCGGAAATGGGCTATGATGCAAAGCTAAGGAAGAGGGCCACGGCTTATGCAAGAAGCTTTTCTTGGGATAGGGTAGCAAAAGGGACTTTTGATGCCTATAAAAGCTTATTAAAGTATGAATGA
- a CDS encoding WxcM-like domain-containing protein — translation MDLEITKLDLRGDDRGIVVEILKKSRIDPEIKEILLISSKPGVVRGNHYHKTKAEWLCIIRGRAKFVYEDNETGERKEIIVSGEKPSLIRTPVNVAHAVKNIGDDELYMIEISNQIYDEIQDTFKKQIM, via the coding sequence ATGGACCTGGAAATAACGAAGCTTGATTTAAGGGGCGATGACAGGGGCATAGTTGTTGAAATATTGAAAAAAAGTAGGATTGATCCTGAAATAAAGGAGATCCTTTTGATATCGTCAAAACCGGGAGTGGTAAGGGGCAACCATTACCATAAGACGAAAGCGGAATGGCTGTGTATCATACGCGGCAGGGCAAAATTTGTTTACGAGGACAACGAAACGGGCGAGAGAAAGGAGATTATAGTTTCAGGGGAAAAGCCGTCATTGATAAGGACGCCGGTAAACGTCGCACATGCAGTCAAGAACATAGGGGACGATGAGCTTTATATGATAGAGATATCAAACCAGATATATGATGAAATACAGGATACATTTAAAAAGCAGATAATGTGA
- a CDS encoding glycosyltransferase translates to MPAKNNVDISFCIRAYNEERFMESKLNDLIPRLKMAGARSEIVMVIQGNDDSYRIASSFRKEFKNLVIHRMQKPDFLKATNFMIGKTKSDIIVIDDADNLFKGDIDRIVKIFKDPKVGGIIQFDVATREWLNDGHRLFDQVYKEVQLKHHLKGNVVDSPIFYVHIWRKSALRPPYATTLNDDTETTLRLQTAGYEVIYDKELSEHIENNPLQKKITVKGIFKRRLRTEKFRKQAKEVLNTDRFAIKNRIGEFVEAIFLTMGRANPAEFLGFMEYLIVIALATMAGKIKLLIKDDNKYVQVR, encoded by the coding sequence ATGCCTGCAAAAAATAATGTTGACATAAGCTTCTGCATACGCGCCTACAACGAGGAGCGGTTCATGGAAAGCAAGCTTAACGATCTGATACCCAGGCTGAAGATGGCAGGCGCCAGAAGCGAGATAGTGATGGTGATACAGGGTAACGACGACAGCTACAGGATCGCCTCCTCATTCAGGAAGGAATTCAAAAACCTTGTCATTCACAGGATGCAAAAACCCGACTTCCTGAAGGCGACCAACTTCATGATAGGCAAGACGAAATCAGACATAATAGTGATAGACGACGCGGACAACCTGTTCAAGGGCGATATAGACAGGATAGTGAAGATATTCAAAGACCCAAAAGTTGGCGGGATAATACAGTTTGACGTCGCTACAAGGGAATGGCTGAACGACGGGCACAGGCTGTTCGATCAGGTGTACAAGGAAGTGCAATTGAAGCACCACCTGAAGGGCAACGTAGTCGATTCTCCGATATTCTACGTGCACATATGGAGGAAAAGCGCACTCAGGCCGCCCTACGCCACCACGCTGAACGACGATACCGAAACCACACTAAGGCTCCAGACTGCAGGGTACGAGGTGATATACGACAAGGAGCTGTCGGAGCACATAGAGAACAACCCATTGCAAAAAAAAATAACCGTAAAGGGCATATTCAAGAGGAGGCTCAGGACAGAAAAGTTCAGGAAACAGGCGAAGGAGGTGCTCAATACGGACAGATTCGCGATAAAGAACAGGATCGGCGAATTCGTAGAGGCAATATTCCTGACGATGGGCAGGGCGAACCCTGCGGAGTTCCTCGGCTTCATGGAGTACCTTATAGTGATAGCGCTCGCAACTATGGCCGGGAAAATTAAACTCCTAATAAAAGACGATAACAAATATGTGCAGGTAAGATAG